The Antennarius striatus isolate MH-2024 chromosome 8, ASM4005453v1, whole genome shotgun sequence nucleotide sequence atCAAACGTCAGGACACGTGGCTCACACCTTACCACGCAACGATCGATATTTTAAGCtctaacatatttttaaatgtgatttcaatGTGATCAAAATATGATATTAACGTAGTATCTGTGTCAAATATCTATAAGCAGCAAGATTCTGAATAATCTACTGTAAGCAGTTTCACTATGAACTCCATGTTAACATGTCGAGACCCCACAAGTGGTTTATTCCAACTGTTGGTCCAGACTCACCATGGAATACAagatttgtttttcaatttgCACAACTGTGTTAGTTTTATGAACGGtcatatttattaaaatgtgatttacaaCGATATTAAATCTAATAAATTTgactgcagtggttttatacGTCGCTTTAATCTAAAATCAACCGCGTTAATCGGATTAAAAGTGCAGCTCAGCTGTAGGCCTGTGCTCCTGCTGCAGTTAAAGCAGAGATGCTCCCGGGCCTATATATTAACAGGAGTCTGCTGATTTACATTCATTCCAAAATCCTATTGAGCCTGCAACGCACTGTAAAAATAACTTATGGCCTAAAGTCGGCTGTGCATATTCTGTCTTTAAATTTTACACcagtatgtttgtttttttttcctttttgattTTAGTGCTCatctttttaataatttagCGCGTTTCTCCATTAAAACTATCCAAAAATAAATTGCATCATCTCAGCTGTCGAAACACGTCAAGACACGAAGCCGAgttgtaatttaatttgcaaCAATTTTAttaacacttcttttttttttaaagtcacataatgaaaagaaaaattgaaCTTGGCACGCTACATTATTGTTTCACTTTAACGATTTTgtgcatatatttaaataaaaaggttCTTCACtttgtgaaaacatttaaagaagaCAACTAAAAAGTTATTACATAGATCTGAAAATGTACCTTCAcgttctctttttctctctcagtaGCCCAATTGATCcatttttataaaaacaaaagggGGTTTGGTGGTTTTGCTcgatgcattattattattattattaattttgttACTGATTTTTCACATTGCTTGGAGAATCAGTCGCAGGGGATTCGTCTTTGTCCTTTTctggagttttgtttttttcttttttatcccccccaaaaaaaaaaaaaaaaaaaaaagtctctcgGCTCCATCTCGACAATCGCTTTATAGTTTGTCCAAACTTTTCGCATTGGTGAGGATTTCCCTCGCTAGTCTCCACGTCTGCTTAGCAGCAGCCTCCAGGGCTGAGTGAGGCTTTCCCTGAAACAAGTCCAAGTTTGGCAAGAAGTAGTGGGGACATCTGCGGCACTGCAGACAGGATATGAGCTGCAGCAGGATTCCATTCAGTCGGTCTCCGAGGCAAGACTCGTCCCAGTCGGTCTCTCTCGGGTGCTTCTCGCACTCGTACAGCAGCAGGGTCTTCATGTGGTAGTTGTTCAGGGGTTGTCCGGGGAGCTCCAGGTGACGATCCCTCAAAGTCTTCAAGACGGACAGACACTTCTTCCTGCAGCCGGCCATGAGCAGCCTGTTCTCGGCCTCGCTGAACTGCAGGACCCAGGCGTCGCTCTCCGCGGAGCTCTGCTTCCCCGTTAACGAGTAACACTCCTTGGAGAGGAGGTTGAACCCCTCGGCTTTGACTTCTGCTACCCGGTTCGGACCCGGCCAGGGGATGTGAGGCATGGGCCACTGAGCTGCGCTTCTAGGCCAAATCCCAGTGCACTTGAAGGCGGGGGTGATCTGCACCACGTACCTCTCTCTAATCCGTAGTTTGACCTCGCTGGTGTCCGCTACCATCTTTACCACGTCGCGGTAGCTGCATTTATCCACGGCCTGCGCCACGAGAGTCTGAAACCTGGAGCGGATCTTCCTGGCTGACAGATAGCCCGAGGCGGTGATGAACTCGACCCACAGCGACATGCTCCTTTTACGGCCGTCGCTCAGCTTCAGCACCGCGCAGCCGGGCAAGGAGCCGTCATCCACGAAGTTGAACACCCCCATTTGGTTGAGGTACAGCACGACCTCGAACTCGTTGGGGGAGATGACCTCCATCCCCTCGTAGCGCGCGTCGATCTCACTCAGGGAGCTGATAAACCGGGGCTCctgcacctccacctccttcaggACATCCGACACCACTTTACAAACCTCCCTTATGGTCTTCGCAATGGCCGCTTTGCGCGCCTGGCATCTTTCGTTGTAATATTTGTTTAGCTGGTAGACCAGCTTTGCCTGCGTCGCAATCATGTTGGGGCAGAGGTCCGGGCTGTACACCGGAGAGTCGCAGTAAGTTGACGGATCCAATGCTTACCGGTAAAGCCAGAGGCAAACGCTTCCCCGTGCAGGAAAACTTGGGTAATCAAAGTTTtggagggttgttttttttttggtttttttttttttttttgcttttgcagcGGATGGACGTCAgtttgaggaggaggaaacgGATAGGGATGCAACTGCTAAATATCACTCCAAGTCATGAGCACTTCCAGCACGGCCAGTCAAATTCATATTCGGGTTGCGGGTCACCATCCGTGTCCTGGGCTGCAGACGCTAAACGCTAAAACATCTTCTCTGACCACTCATCTCCTCTCGCTGTAATTCTCTCCTCCGTGCCCCCGCTCACTTTTGGTTCCACACTCAGCTGTGCGCCGGACTTGTGTAGTTTATGAATGGTTCCTTTAGGAAGAGTGAAAGGGGTCGGGCTTCTCTTCCTGCAATCATGTGCGGAGCTGTCAGTgcaggcagccaatcagagcagaggagcTCCGGCGGCAGCAGAGTCCGGCGGGCGCACGGAGCTCCTTCTCTGATACCAGTTCGGGTtcaggaaaaacacaaaccttCACGCATATACAGGAGAAATCCGGTGTTTACAACCTAAGCCTGCGAtacaatgtgttgttgttgttgttgtttttttttctttctggaaaATATCGGTTTTTGCGCGCAAATTCGTCTGACGCGTTCTGAGGATTAGGATTAGACGcagtgtgagtgacagcatttaaCTTTTGTCTGCCGTAAATCTCTTTTTCTATCCGCTTTTAACGCAATGTTTTCTTACTCTTTGAGAGCCTCTGGAATTGAAgaccttttattattattaacagcaAGTATgatattctgtgtttttgtccattTATTTGCGCAAATTATCACACTATGCGTACAACCTCTGGTGGGCTGTTTTGGTTTATATAAGAAATGTAGCACGATCGTGACGTGATTAGTGgtcactttatttataaaataaattaataccaTGGgtatttaattctttttacCTTCTATCAAGTTATCCTGCGTTAATCCATCAAACATTACGCACGTACTAGTCACGTGTAACTATTTAGgaacatgaatattttagaCCGCTATATATTGTTCAGTTTTCTCGTTTTCTGTCCTGCATGGAGTGCACCTGCAGCTCAGGCTATAAAAAGCTTGAATTAGTGTCACCTGAACTATAAACACAAAAGCTGGACGAATCAACGTGACTCACCTGATGCGCCCTTTTTAAACGAATCGCTTGCTTTTAAGGCAATAAAGCTTGGGTTAGTTAATTTGGCCATGCGTGAACCTCATGGTGAACCCTGTCCAAACTGAATAATTAAATTTAGTCTAGGAGTTTGTCACTCTTGCCTTCATGTTGGAGGACTGAAGAAGCCATTACCTTCTCCCACAGGGACGCGGCTGCAGCGCGTCTCAGTACGCACGGTGGAGAAAATAAAACCCGCAAAGAAAGC carries:
- the mab21l2 gene encoding protein mab-21-like 2: MIATQAKLVYQLNKYYNERCQARKAAIAKTIREVCKVVSDVLKEVEVQEPRFISSLSEIDARYEGMEVISPNEFEVVLYLNQMGVFNFVDDGSLPGCAVLKLSDGRKRSMSLWVEFITASGYLSARKIRSRFQTLVAQAVDKCSYRDVVKMVADTSEVKLRIRERYVVQITPAFKCTGIWPRSAAQWPMPHIPWPGPNRVAEVKAEGFNLLSKECYSLTGKQSSAESDAWVLQFSEAENRLLMAGCRKKCLSVLKTLRDRHLELPGQPLNNYHMKTLLLYECEKHPRETDWDESCLGDRLNGILLQLISCLQCRRCPHYFLPNLDLFQGKPHSALEAAAKQTWRLAREILTNAKSLDKL